TTTATCTGGGAATTCCTCGGCCGACTCCTTCAAAAATGAATAAAGAGGTTTATCTTCATACGATAAAACGGCTGGTATCTGTTCCGGATAAATGGCTTGCCATGGCTTTTGGCTCATGCACACCCCTCCTTCTGAATATTCTTAATACTCATTCACATTATAATACAACCGGGATTTTCTTACAATTGTTGAAATCAGGAAATATAAGCATAAAGGCTGATGGCAGGGGTAAAAATGTATTCAATGAGCCATAGACGACCCACAGTTTGGAGCAAGTTTGGCTTTGCATCGAATTTGAGAAGGGTTCTAACAAAAATTGCGCCTTTCACACCCAATTGGGGCCGTTTTTCGTCAAATTCTTACGTTACACTCCCAGTTTGCCCGGGTTTTCCGTATAATTACTGCTTTCTTTCAGCATTTCGGAGCGTTACTCGCCAATTTAATCACTTTACTCTCCAGTTCGGCACTTTTACTCGCGAATTTATTGACTTTACTCGCCAGTTTCGTGCTTTTACTCGCGAATTTAGATTTTGTCCATCATTCTATTTGACTTCAAAATAAAAAGCGACGCAAATGGCCGCTTCTTTCAAGTGAAGAATAACATATAAACGATTCCAAGCAGAAAAAAGATTCCGCAACAAACAATCAGGACTTTTGCAAGTTTCTCCACAGTTTTCTCCCTCTCATGATGGGCATCAAGAAATTCCGGCACCGATGACAAAAGATAAAGCGATGGATATGATCATCGACAGGAATCCGACTGCCCGGTTATCTTTTTGTATCTCTTCATCTATTTTAAATCCAGGTGTCATAAATTCAAAAATGAAATAACCGATCAGCAAAAGGACAAATCCATACACACCCCAGCCAATCATGGTCAGGAGCGAATTCTGATGGAGGATGGACTGTTGGAATACATAGGCGATCCCAAATATTTTGCCGCCAGTTGCCAAAGCCACAGAAAGGTTTCCCTGTTTGATTTCCTCCCAGTTCTTGTACTTTGTGACAAGTTCAAAAATGGCTAAAAAAACAATCATGCACAAAATAACGACACTGTAACGAGCAGCTATATATACATATTCATTTTCCCACATATTCTCCATGGTCCAACTCCCAAAACGGTAACTGGCCATCCGGCTTGGCAGAATTGCCGGCATGACCGCTTCCTTTATTTAAATTCAACCACCGTAATGCCTGTTCCGCCTTCTCCAGCGTCGCCGAACCGGATTCTTTTGACAGAGCGGTGATTTTTCAGGTATTCCTGGACTCCGGACCGGAGAGCCCCCGTTCCTTTACCATGAATGATGGAGACACTTGAATATCCGGCCAATAGTGCATCATCCACATACTTTTCGACTCGTGAAATCGCATTTTCAAAGCGTTCCCCACGCAAATCAAGTTCCACGCTGACGTGATAATCCCGCCCTTTTATCGTGGTGAGAGGCTTGGTTTCCTTCACTTTTGTTGCCTTGATGAATTCAAGATCAGACTCCTTCACCTTCATTTTCATGATGCCGATCTGAACTTGCCACTCATTCCCGGAAACCTTTTCGATCAGGTGGCCCTTTTGTCCGAAGCTAACGACTTTAACTTCATCTCCCGGCTTCAGGCTTTTCTCCAGAGGCCTTGCCACTTTATTCGATGTTTTTTTCACTTTCGGCGTTGCTTCTTCAAGCCGTTTTTTCGCATCGATCAGTTCATGCTCTTTCACATCGGCATTTTTTTCGAGTCGCAGCTTACGTAATTCCGCGATAATCGCTTCCGCTTCTTTTTTTGCCTGTTCAACGATTGCGGCTGCCTCTTTTGCTGCCTTTTCAGCGAGCGCATCGCGTTCTTCTTCATATACACTCATTTGTTTTTGCAAATCCTTATGAAGGATCTCTGCCTGTTCCAGATGGTTCTTGGCTTCCAGCTCCTCTTCTTCCGCCTTCTTGCGGCTATCTTCAAGGGAAGCTATCATATTTTCAACTTTATTCGTATCTTCTCCAATATGGCTGCGGGCATTGCTTATCACGCTTTCATCCAAGCCAAGACGTTTGGAAATTTCAAAAGCATTACTCCGTCCCGGTACACCGATCAAGAGTTTATAAGTCGGGCTTAATGTTTCCACATCGAATTCGACACTAGCATTGATGACGCCTTGCCGATCATATCCATATGCTTTTAATTCCGGATAATGTGTCGTTGCCATCACACGTGCTCCGCGCTTATATACCTCATCCAAAATCGATATCGCTAAAGCGGCGCCCTCCTGTGGGTCGGTTCCCGCACCAAGCTCATCGAATAAGACAAGACTGTCGTAATCGACCTTTTTCAGGATGTCGACGATATTGACCATATGGGACGAAAACGTACTGAGGCTCTGCTCAATCGACTGTTCATCGCCAATATCGGCATAAACAGAGGAAAACACAGCCGTTTCAGAACCATCGAGTGCGGGAATTTGCAGACCGGATTGAGCCATTAATGTGCAGAGGCCAATCGTTTTCAAGGTTACCGTTTTCCCCCCCGTATTCGGGCCGGTGATGACGATCGTCGTGAATTCATCACCAAGGACAATGTCATTGGCCACGACGGCATCACCCGGAATGAGCGGATGCTTCGCCTTGAACAGCTTCACGCGTCCCTCATTATTCAGAATCGGCTTCGACCCCTTTATCGCTTTGGCATATTTCGCTTTGGCAACCAGGAAATCTATTTGTGCCAGCACCTTGACATTATGAAGTAATTCAGGCGTGTATCCACCGACTTTTTCCGATAATTCGACCAATATCCGTTCAATTTCCTGCGTTTCCTTCACTCGTGTTTCCTGAAGGACATTATTCAATGGAACGATTGCTTGCGGCTCGATGAACAATGTCTGCCCGGAAGATGATTGATCATGGATGATCCCGCCATACACACTGCGGTATTCCTGTTTAACCGGGATGACAAAACGGTCATTCCGGATCGTGATGATGGCATCCGATAACATTTTTGTTGCGTTCGAGGAACGAATCATGCTTTCAAGCTTTTCACGGACACGACTTTCATTCGTTCGGATCTGGTTTCTTAAAGTGCGGAGCTTATCGCTGGCAGAATCCATCACTTCTCCATGTTCACTGATTGCAAACGTGATTTCCTGCTGCAAATCAATCAGCGGATGAAGCGAATCGATATATTCGGCCAATAGCGGGACATCGATTTCCTGCTCGGCTAGTTCTTCGAAGAAACGAGTCAGGATCCTTCCGGCACGAATCGTACTCGCAAGCTCCATTAGTTCCATCGGTGAGAGCATACCGCCAATCTGTGCCCTTTTTGCATGTGGCCGGATATCAAAAATTCCGCCCAATGGCAAATTGCCTTTCAACCGGACGATTTTGGCTGACTCATCCGTTTCCTCCTGCCACCTCGTCACCTCTTCAAAGTCGGTCGAAGGCATCAATTGCTGTGCCTTCTCTTTACCTATTGAAGAGGAGGCGTGCGAGATTAATTGTTCTTTGATTTTATGAAATTCCAATGTTTTTAAAGCTTTATTATGCATGGAGTTAAAGCTCCTCCTTATTTATGGGCAAGTTGTTAATCATTTCTCTTCAAAAATGCTAATAATCCAGCTGTATCCTTTGCGTTCAGGACCGTCGCTTCTTTGATCCAGCCCTTCTTGGCCGAGGAAACGCCAACTGGCATATGTTCGAGCATATCAATGCTATGGGCATCCGTATTGATGACAATCGAAACACCCGCTTCCTGTGCCTTACGCAGATGTGGAGGCGCCAAATCCAGGCGGTTCGGATTCGCATTCAATTCCAATGCCGTATTCGTTTCACGGGCCAGCTCGATCAGCATCTCCATATCGACATCATATCCGGTACGTTTGCCGATGATCCTTCCCGTTGGATGGGCGATGATATCGACATGCGGATTATTCAGAGCCGTTTTTAAGCGCTCCATGATCGTATCGCGCGGCTGTGAAAAACTGGAATGGATCGATGCGATTACCAAATCCAGCTCCGCAAGCAGTTCATCATCGTAATCAAGCGTGCCATCAGGGAGGATATCCATTTCTATCCCGGAAAGAACGGTGAAATCATCGTATTTTTCATTCAGTTCATGAATGATCTTCTTTTGTTCACGCAACCGCTCCACAGTCAGTCCGTTCGCCACCTTCAAATATTGCGAATGATCGGTGATGGCCATATATCGATAGCCTTTTGCACGGCACGCTTCAATCATCTCTTCAATCGTATAAGCCCCATCGCTCCATGTGGTATGCATATGGAGATCACCTTGTATGGCCTCTAGAGATATGAGCGGTTCACCTGCATCATAATGCTCCACTTCGGTTCCGTCTTCACGTAATTCCGGTGGGATGTATGGCAGATCAAAGTGATGATAAAATTGTTCTTCCGTTTCGAACGTCAGGATTTCTCCCGTTTCCGCCACTTCCACACCATATTCGCTGATTTTTTCGCCTCGATCTTTAGCAAGCTGGCGCATCCGCACATTATGATCCTTCGAACCGGTAAAATGATGCAGTGTCGTAATGAATTCCTTATCCTTCACGATCCTGAAATCGACAGAAATATCATATTCATAATCAAGCACGACCGATACTTTTGTATCACCTGCCGCAATGACCTGCTTTATCCCTGTTATGGCGAGAAGCTGATTCTTCACTTCTTCGGGATGATCTGTCGAGATGATGAAATCGAGGTCCTTGATCGTTTCCCTCATGCGACGGATACTGCCAGCCCTCGATGACCGGATGATGTGCTCCATGTTGGCAAGGGCCGCTTCAATATCAGCCGCAATCGGCCGCATGAAGGCAAGTGGAAGCCGATCAGGCCTTGAACCTGCCTCAGCGATCGCTGCCAGGATCTTCTCTTCCGTTTTTTTGCCAAAACCGGCCAATGCCGCAACCTTGCCTTCTTCACAGGCAGTTTTAAGATCATTCACATCATTGATATGCAGCTCTTTATGAAGCTTGGCAATTTTCTTGCCGCCCAAGCCTTGAAGTTGCAACAATGGTATCAAACCTTTTGGCACCTGCTCCTGAAGCTCTTCAAGCACGGTCGATTTCCCCTCATTGATATACTCTTCAATGACGGCTGCCGTTCCTTTCCCAATTCCATTTAAAGCAGTGAAGTCCTCGATGGCCGCAAGACTCCGATCATCCGTTTCCAAAGCTCCTGCCGCCTTGCGAAAAGCTGAAACCTTGAAAGGATTCTCACCTTTCAATTCCATATATATTGCGATTTTTTCCAATAGTTTAATGATATCTTTTTTATTGATCGTCATTTATTTCACCGCCAAAAAAATTAGTAGGGTGTCCCTTGTTTTCTTCCTTAAAGATACCTTTCTTGAAGGTAAAGTACAAGCAGTCCGATTCTTGCCATGATTCCATCAGGTCAAGGTCATCCTGGTACAGAAAAGGGGCCTCCCCCAATCAAAGTATATGAATCCGACACTTTGAGAAAGGGAGGCAGGCCCTCGTTAACTGTCATTATGATTGATCTGGTTTTTGAAACCACAGTTCCTTCACTTGTTCGGAAAGGAACGGTGTATGCTTTACGATCGATTCTGCCAGAAAAGACCCCGCTAATGGCTTCTGGATCGAATCCATTGGCAGCATGGCAGCTATATATAATATAATAAACATGATAAGATAGATTTCGATAAAGCCCAATATCCCGCCGCCCCAGCGATTCAGCTGTTTCAATATTGGTAGGTGGGTAATGAAATTGAGCATGGAGCCAAGCATTTGCCAAAGGATCTTGGCAGCAAAGAAAACGATGGCGAAGGCAATCGCATTGTAATACGCCGTTTCGAGCCCGACTGTTTCGAAAAACATATTAAGGGCCGAGGAATCCCCCATCGTTGGAAACGGGATCCACAATTTCAAATTGGGAGCAAGATCTCCATAAAACACATATGCGACGATAAAGGCCACTATGAACCCTGTCATATGAACAGTTTGTAAAATGAAGCCACGCTTTAAACCGATTAATAAACCGATTAAAAGAATGGCCAGAATTGCTAAATCAAGCATGTACTCAGTCCTTCTCTCTCTTTAATTCCAGTTGAAGCTGGTCTAGTTCATCTTTTAACTTAATATATTCGTGAATGGTATTTACGGCCGTTAGTACCGCTAGCTTGCTTGTATCCAAGTATGGGTTTTTCATACTGATTTCTCTCATTTTTTCGTCAACCATCGAAGCGACCAGACGCATATGACTTGCGCTTTCTGTTCCGACGATTGTATATGGTTGTCCGTATATATCAACTGTTGTTTTATTTCGTTTATCGTCTGACAAAATGATGCCCCCAATCTAAACAATCCTAATTCTATCATATCATGAAGTTTTTCGTCATGAAAGAGAGTACCACGTCATTTCTTGTATAAAAACTGCAATAATTTGTCAAATGAAACGACCTAGGAAGCAGATTGCCTAAATAATAATATGAAGATAGGAGTTTACCGATTATGTCCCATGTTGTTTTACTTACCAATCCCGCCCAAATAAAGGCGATGCAGGTTCATTATTCTTCATCCTTAGCTACCAAACTGCCGCCGGGGAGCATTTTCTCAGCCAAGCCCCCGCTCTGCACGGTAACCGCCTATAAATCAGGAAAGGTCCTTTTCCAAGGCAAGAATGCTGAACTGGAAGCTGGCAAATGGCAGCAGGCCGCTACAGCTGCAGCGCCGAAGAAAAAAACGACATCGACCGCTTCAGTCAATGTCCACCGGTATTCACCTCCCGCCAATATCGGAACGATGTCAGTGATCGGGTCCGATGAAGTGGGGACTGGAGATTATTTCGGCCCGATCACGGTCGTAGCCGTTTATGCAAAAAAGGAACAGCTCGCCTTATTGAAGGAGCTTGGTGTCCAGGATTCCAAAAATCTGAAAGATCCACAGATTATCGAAATTGCCAAACAGATTAAGGATGTCGTGCCATTCAGCCTGCTCACGTGCGATAACCCAAAGTATAATACGCTTCAGGCACAGGGAATGTCACAAGGAAAAATGAAGGCTCTCCTCCACAACCAAGCGATTAAGCTTCTCATGCAAAAAATTCAGCCAGAGCAAGCAGAGGCGGTCCTTATTGACCAATTTGCCCAGCCTGATGTATTTTTCAATTATTTGAAGGGCCAAGAGCGATTTCAAGCGAACGCCACCTATTTATGTACAAAAGCGGAGGGCATACACCTCGGCGTAGCCGCCGCATCCATCCTGGCACGATACGCCTTCGTCAAACGCTTTGATTTGCTAAGTGAAAAAGCCGGATTCAAGATTCCTAAAGGAGCCGGATTTGCCGTCGACGAAGCCGCCGCACGATTGATTCATGAAAAAGGAATGGACTCACTCCACGAATTCACGAAAACCCACTTCGCCAATACCGAAAAAGCAAAGCGTCTATATCAGCAGAAATATCATAAATAAAGAGTGAAGCGCTTTACTCGCCAATTCCAGTGCTTTACTCACCAATTCGAGCGCTTTACTCGCCAATTCCAGTGCTTTACTCACCAATTCGAGCGCTTTACTCGCCAATTCCAGTGCTTTACTCGCCAATTCGAGCGCTTTACTCGCCATTTCGAGTGCTTTACTCGCGAATTCGAGCGCTACTCGCCATTTCGAGTGCTTTACTCGCCATTTCGAGGACTTTACTCGCCAATTCCAGTGCTTTACTCGCCAATTCCAGTGCTTTACTCGCCAATTTGAGCGCTTTACTCGCGAGTTTATAAAAAGACAGCTTCCCGAGTTTCAGGGAGCTGTCTTTTTGTTTTATCCTCTTAGTTCGGCGCCGGCTTTTTCTTTGACGGCTTCAAGCACTTTTTCATGTGCTTTTGTAATGTCTTCGTCGGTCAGCGTGCGTTCCGGGTCGTAGTATTTCAGTGAGTAGGCAATGGATTTCTTGCCTTCCTCCATTCTTTCACCTTCGTATAAGTCGAAGATGGTTACTTCCTTGAGTAGCTTGCCTCCGGCTTCTCCAATAATGTTTTGGATGTCTCCGGCTTTTGTCGCTTGATCGACGACGAGCGCGATATCGCGTGTCGTTGATGGGTAGCGCGGAATGGTTTCGTAGGCAATTGGCGCCACTTCTGCTTCTGCCAATGCCTTTAAGGATAGTTCGAAAATATATGTTTCCTTTATATCCAAGTCTTTTTGGACAGTTGGGTGCACTTGGCCGATAAAGCCAATTACATCACCATTCAATAAGACTTCCGCTGTCCGTCCTGGATGCATGTCGTTGATTTGTGCTTGGCGGTAACTGATCTGATCCGCTAATCCAAGTGTGTCGAATAATGCTTCGATCACGCCTTTGGCAACAAAGAAGTCCACTGGTTTCTTTTCACCTTGCCATGGATGAGACTCCCATAGGCCAGTGATGGCTCCGGCAATATGCTCTTTTTCTTCTGGAAGCTCTTGGTCTTCCGTCTTAAAGAACACCGAACCGATTTCATATAGTGCTAGTGAATCAAGCTGGCGGGCATTGTTATATTTTACGACTTCCAACAATTGAGGTACGATGCTTAAACGCAACTGGCTTCTTTCTTCACTTATCGGCATGGCTAATCCAATGGATTCTCTTGCTTCCAATGCGAATTGCGATGCTTTTTCCTCACTTGTCAGTGAATAGGTCACCGCTTGATAAAGGCCTGCTCCTTCAAGTGTACGGCGTGCCTTCCGACGTTTCATTTGATAGTCCGTCAAATGGCCAGGGATAGCAGCACCGATCGGCAATGTAGTGGGAATATTATCATATCCATATAAACGGGCCGCCTCTTCGACTAAGTCAGCTTCAATCGTAATATCGCCACGGCGTGTCGGGACAGTGATCGTAAACGTTTCATTGTCAAGATCCACTCCGAATTTCAGGCGATTGAAGATGGATTCCACTTCTGTTACGGTCATGTCTGTTCCAAGAAGCTTGTTGATCTTTTCAAGGGTGATGCTGATGACAGCAGGTTCCATTGTCAATTCGTCAACTTCTGCCGTTCCTTGCAGGACTGTTCCGCCAGCATAACGGGCAATCAATTGTGCCGCACGTTCTCCAGCTTCACGTACACGGGCCGGATCGACGCCTTTTTCAAAACGTGCACTTGCTTCACTGCGCAAACCATGGTCTTTTGACGCTTTACGAACGACCGTACCTGCGAAATAGGCACTTTCAAGGATGATGTTTGTTGTATCGTTTTTCACTTCGGAATCGGCTCCGCCCATCACACCTGCTATCGCTACAGGCTCGCTGCCATTAGTGATCACTAGATGTGCTGGTGTCAATGTACGTTCCGCTTCATCCAGCGTTACGATTTTTTCAGCGTCCTTCGCCCTGCGGACGACGATTTCCTTTGAACCAAAGCGGTCATAATCAAAGGCATGAAGCGGCTGGCCATATTCAAGTAAGATATAATTCGTGATATCGACGACATTATTATGCGGGCGGATGCCTGCAGACATCAATCGAGTCTGCATCCAAAGCGGTGAAGGACCGATCTTGACATCTTTGATGATTTTAGCGATGTATACCGGGTTATCTTCTTTTGCTTCCACTTTGACACTAATATAATCCGTCGCTTTTTCAGTTGACTCTTCTTTCTCGACAACCGGCCATTTTACTTCCCGGCCTAGGATCGCTCCCACTTCGTATGCAACACCAAGCATGCTCAATGCATCGGAACGGTTTGGAGTCAGCCCAAGTTCGAGCACTTCATCACTTAAACCAAGCTCCTCCAATGCATCTTTTCCCACTTCCACATCATCAGGGAAGACGAAGATGCCCGTAGCATAATCCTTGGAAACGAGCTTGGATTCAAAGCCCAATTCTTGTAGCGAACAAATCATCCCGTGCGATTCCTCTCCGCGCAGCTTCGCTTTCTTGATTTTGAAATTGCCTGGCAGGACAGCCCCGACAGTGGCGACTGCGACTTTTTGGCCTTTATCGACATTAGGTGCACCGCAGATGATCTGAACGGGATTTTCTGCCCCGATATCAACTTGGCATTTATTCAATTTATCGGCATTTGGATGCTGTTCACGTTCAATGACATGGCCGATTACGACGCCTTTTAGCCCTTCACTTTTCTTTTCCACCCCTTCAACCTCAATGCCGCTTTTCGTGATTTTGTCAGCTAGCTCCGTCGCATTGATGCCTGAAAGGTCAACATAATCTTGTAACCATTTATAAGAGACAAACATGATAGGTCCTCCTTTTTAAAATTTAAATTTATGCTTCGTGATGGTTGAATTGTTTTAAGAACCGTACATCATTCGTATAGAAATGACGAATATCGTCTACACCGTATTTCAGCATCGCGATCCGTTCCACACCCATTCCAAATGCGAATCCAGAGTATTTTTTTGAATCGAAGCCTGCCATTTCAAGGACATTCGGATGAACGATCCCAGCGCCAAGCACTTCGATCCAGCCTGTTTGTTTACATACGCTGCACCCTTTTCCACCGCAGATTTTACAGGAAATATCCACTTCGACGGAAGGCTCGGTGAATGGGAAGAAACTTGGACGAAGACGGATTTCACGGTCTTGTCCGAATACTTTTTTCGCGAATACGTCAAGCGTTCCTTTCAAGTCACTCATGCTGATGTTCTCATCGATGACCAAGCCTTCAATTTGCTGGAATTGATGGGAGTGCGTCGCATCATCATTATCACGGCGATATACTTTTCCCGGACAAATGATCTTTACAGGACCTTGACCTTTATGTTTTTTCATCGTTCTTGCTTGCACCGGTGAAGTGTGCGTCCGCATCAGGATTTCCTCCGTGATATAGAACGAATCCTGCATATCACGTGCCGGATGGCTTTTTGGCAGATTCAGGGCCTCAAAGTTGTAGTAGTCGCTTTCGACTTCCGGACCTTCTGCAACGGTGTATCCCATTCCGATGAATAAGTCTTCAATTTCTTCCACGACACGTGTTAACGGATGAAGGTTCCCTTTGTTCACCGGACGCCCTGGCAGAGTCACATCAATCGTTTCCGTTGCAAGCTTAGCATTGACAGCAGCCGTTTCCAGAGCTTTTTGTTTTTGCTCTATTTCCGTAGCGATTGCCTCACGGACCTCATTGGCAAGCGCGCCGATTTTCGGGCGTTCCTCTGCTGAGAGCTTGCCCATGCCCCGCAATACCTCAGTGATTGGGCCTTTTTTCCCCAAATAAGCAACACGGACTTCATTCAGTTCCTTAAGTTCGGAAGCGGCGGTCACTTTTTGCAACGCTTCTTCCTGCAGTTCTAGTAATCGTTCCTGCATCATGTCTTCCTCCTTTAATCCTTTTTGTAAAAATGAACACAAAAAAACCCCTATCCCTAAAGGGACGAGGTTTATGTATCGCGGTACCACCCTTATTAGTGCAAGGACAAATAAACGCCTGCACTCACTTCATAAAAATAACGGCTTTTCACCGGAACATTTTTCGGACGATATGTCTTCCCAATGCCAACTCGAAAGGTGAATTCACTTAAGCAGCGCCATAAAAATGCTTTCAGTCAAGGCATTTTTCCCTGAATATGGATAACCCAAGTTACTATTCTTTGTCATCGTTGTTTGCATTATAAAATTCTGTTTCATTATATTATAATTCAGCTGCCGTTTCAAATTCATTTTCGCAAATGGTACATTAAAATCCCGGCTGCAATCCCTACATTAAGCGATTCGCTTTTTCCATAAATCGGAATATAGAGGTTTTTTGTCGTATTGGCCAGTAATTCCTTCGAAACGCCTTGACCTTCATTACCTACAAGCAGGGCGAATCGGGATGTTTTTTCCACTTCTTCAAATGGTGACGCTCCTTCCAAGGCCGTTCCATAAACCGGTGTCCCCTTTTGTTTCAGTTCTTCGATGATCTCGGATAGGTTTGCTTTGATAACAGGCATATGGAATAGACTCCCCTGCGTCGATCGGACCACTTTCGGGTTATATAAATCTGCACAGCCTTCACCAACAATGACCGCATCCATACCAGCTGCATCGGCTGTCCTGATCATCGTTCCAATGTTCCCCGGGTCCTGAACGGCATCGATCAGTAATAGCTTTTCATGATCAATCGAGGACATGCTCGCTAACTTCTGTTCACAAACGGCCGCAATTCCTTGGGGGGCCTCGGTGTCGCATATTGCTTTCATAATATCATTTTTGACATAAATGACTTCCGTGCCTTCCAATTTAAAATGGGCGGGCATTTCGGTTTCTTCATTTACGATGACTTCCATGACGATTTCTTCTTTTAAGGCTTCTTCAACAAGATGAAATCCCTCGACTAGATATTTCCCTGTCTTATCACGCTCTTTTTTCGTCAATAGCTTCTTCCATTGCTTGACTTGCGGGTTTTTTACGGATTCGATATATTTCAAGGGTAAACGCTCCTTTAACTTCACACTGATTTTCCTATTATAACGCAAATCACATACATATTGCATGCTCGTTTGTGAAATGCTATTAATGTCAGTCATTATGTGTTAGAGGAGGAATAATTGTGAATTTAAACCTACGTAATGCGATCATCCAAAATGTAACTGGAAATTCGCAAGAGCAGCTGGAAGATACGATTGTCGATGCGATACAAAACGGTGAGGAGAAAATGCTGCCCGGCTTGGGCGTATTATTCGAGGTCATCTGGCAGAATTCTTCCGATCAGGAAAAACAGGAAATGATTCATGCTTTGGAATCCGGATTAAAAAAATAACAGCCCTCGTCGGCTGTTATTTTTTTGCTCGCTATTTTGTCATCGGGACTACTTTATCCGGGTCAGCCTTCATTTCTTCGACTGACACCTCTTCATCAAGAAGTAGAATGAATTTTTTTGCTTTCACTTCTTCGAGAATCGCATTGGTTTCGGTTACAGAGTATCCATATTTCGTGAAAAAGGTGCGCAAGTCCCCTGAGCCTTCTTCGGTGAAGAAATGGATAATTTTCTCTAAAAAAGTATCCTTATCCTGATTGGCGATGATCAATATATCCGTATGCTCGTTTCCTAGCTGCACATCATTTTTTATATCAGCTGCCACTGTCATTTGTATGCCAGTCACGCCTTTTGCTTGTAAATCATGAATTGCAGCAAGTAGTTCCGGATTAGAGTCAAAAACACCGTAAACGTTTTTGTCCATGTTTTCTTCCTCCTTGTTACTTCACTTGAAATAGAATTCCTCTGTAATTATACCTTGCCGCTTAAACAATAAACAAGCAAATAATACAAGGGGAAATGCTCGTTCATTGCCGAAGAACCCCTTTGCTGGAACATTCAAAAAATAACAGCCCTAGGCAGGCTGTTATTTTTTTTGCGCTTACAGCTTGTCGGTGTTGATCCGATTCTTGATGTAATCGTCTTCCAACGGATCTTCTTCCCCTTTAACATCACGGTTTACAGTTCGTTCTGCATTCAAGGCTTTTTGGGTATCTGCTGAAAATGGGTCTGCATGGGGATCACTAGCCAGTGTTCCTTCATAGTCCACCTTCTCCTGCTGCTTAAATTTATCAGTGGAGTTGGCCCTGATTTCCCTTTCCTGGGCTCGCTTCGTGTCAAGCTCTTCATGATCTTCGAAGATATGGTCGGAATTCCCGTGCAGCTCTTTACTTCTCCCTGGCTGTGCCTCCACTTCCCTTGTTTGATAAGCATTGGC
This genomic stretch from Peribacillus muralis harbors:
- a CDS encoding TrmH family RNA methyltransferase produces the protein MKYIESVKNPQVKQWKKLLTKKERDKTGKYLVEGFHLVEEALKEEIVMEVIVNEETEMPAHFKLEGTEVIYVKNDIMKAICDTEAPQGIAAVCEQKLASMSSIDHEKLLLIDAVQDPGNIGTMIRTADAAGMDAVIVGEGCADLYNPKVVRSTQGSLFHMPVIKANLSEIIEELKQKGTPVYGTALEGASPFEEVEKTSRFALLVGNEGQGVSKELLANTTKNLYIPIYGKSESLNVGIAAGILMYHLRK
- the pheS gene encoding phenylalanine--tRNA ligase subunit alpha, with amino-acid sequence MQERLLELQEEALQKVTAASELKELNEVRVAYLGKKGPITEVLRGMGKLSAEERPKIGALANEVREAIATEIEQKQKALETAAVNAKLATETIDVTLPGRPVNKGNLHPLTRVVEEIEDLFIGMGYTVAEGPEVESDYYNFEALNLPKSHPARDMQDSFYITEEILMRTHTSPVQARTMKKHKGQGPVKIICPGKVYRRDNDDATHSHQFQQIEGLVIDENISMSDLKGTLDVFAKKVFGQDREIRLRPSFFPFTEPSVEVDISCKICGGKGCSVCKQTGWIEVLGAGIVHPNVLEMAGFDSKKYSGFAFGMGVERIAMLKYGVDDIRHFYTNDVRFLKQFNHHEA
- the pheT gene encoding phenylalanine--tRNA ligase subunit beta: MFVSYKWLQDYVDLSGINATELADKITKSGIEVEGVEKKSEGLKGVVIGHVIEREQHPNADKLNKCQVDIGAENPVQIICGAPNVDKGQKVAVATVGAVLPGNFKIKKAKLRGEESHGMICSLQELGFESKLVSKDYATGIFVFPDDVEVGKDALEELGLSDEVLELGLTPNRSDALSMLGVAYEVGAILGREVKWPVVEKEESTEKATDYISVKVEAKEDNPVYIAKIIKDVKIGPSPLWMQTRLMSAGIRPHNNVVDITNYILLEYGQPLHAFDYDRFGSKEIVVRRAKDAEKIVTLDEAERTLTPAHLVITNGSEPVAIAGVMGGADSEVKNDTTNIILESAYFAGTVVRKASKDHGLRSEASARFEKGVDPARVREAGERAAQLIARYAGGTVLQGTAEVDELTMEPAVISITLEKINKLLGTDMTVTEVESIFNRLKFGVDLDNETFTITVPTRRGDITIEADLVEEAARLYGYDNIPTTLPIGAAIPGHLTDYQMKRRKARRTLEGAGLYQAVTYSLTSEEKASQFALEARESIGLAMPISEERSQLRLSIVPQLLEVVKYNNARQLDSLALYEIGSVFFKTEDQELPEEKEHIAGAITGLWESHPWQGEKKPVDFFVAKGVIEALFDTLGLADQISYRQAQINDMHPGRTAEVLLNGDVIGFIGQVHPTVQKDLDIKETYIFELSLKALAEAEVAPIAYETIPRYPSTTRDIALVVDQATKAGDIQNIIGEAGGKLLKEVTIFDLYEGERMEEGKKSIAYSLKYYDPERTLTDEDITKAHEKVLEAVKEKAGAELRG
- a CDS encoding general stress protein gives rise to the protein MDKNVYGVFDSNPELLAAIHDLQAKGVTGIQMTVAADIKNDVQLGNEHTDILIIANQDKDTFLEKIIHFFTEEGSGDLRTFFTKYGYSVTETNAILEEVKAKKFILLLDEEVSVEEMKADPDKVVPMTK
- the sspI gene encoding small acid-soluble spore protein SspI; translation: MNLNLRNAIIQNVTGNSQEQLEDTIVDAIQNGEEKMLPGLGVLFEVIWQNSSDQEKQEMIHALESGLKK